A window of the Hevea brasiliensis isolate MT/VB/25A 57/8 chromosome 6, ASM3005281v1, whole genome shotgun sequence genome harbors these coding sequences:
- the LOC110642477 gene encoding uncharacterized protein LOC110642477 translates to MKLDYALWAYRTTYKTPIRTTPFCSVYGKSCYLTVELEHKAYWAIQTLNFDLKATSEKRLLQLNELEEIRQDAYENARIFKDKTKRWGVVLLFNSRLKLFSRKLRSRWSRPFKVTQVFPHGEVEVWNETSGAFKVNGQRLMPFFPGDKIEDGFTQSYSTLPS, encoded by the coding sequence ATGAAATTGGATTATGCATTGTGGGCATACCGTACTACATATAAAACTCCCATTAGAACAACACCCTTCTGCTCGGTTTATGGAAAATCTTGCTACCTCACCGTCGaacttgaacacaaagcctaTTGGGCAATCCAAACCCTCAATTTTGACCTGAAGGCTACTAGTGAAAAAAGGCTTCTACAGCTTAATGAGCTGGAAGAAATCAGGCAAGATGCTTATGAGAATGCTAGAATCTTTAAGGACAAGACCAAAAGATGGGGAGTTGTCCTGCTGTTCAATTCAAGATTAAAACTCTTTTCAAGGAAGTTGAGGTCAAGATGGTCCAGACCCTTTAAGGTAactcaagtcttcccacatggagagGTGGAAGTATGGAATGAAACCTCAGGTGCCTTCAAGGTTAATGGGCAAAGATTGATGCCATTCTTCCCAGGGGATAAAATTGAAGATGGATTCACCCAATCCTACAGTACCCTTCCATCTTAA
- the LOC131180671 gene encoding uncharacterized protein LOC131180671 — protein MQPPNWELPFEVMCDASDYAVGAMLEKRKDKRLHAIYYANKTLDDTQINYATTKKEFLAVVFAIDKFRSYLLGSKVTDKKGPENVIADHLSRLKQEDIGDIKDLPIDDSFPDERLLALSQAPWVLPPNMSYQHKKKNLHDVHFYTWEESLLYKRCNDGLIRRCIPKEEIESILQHYHSSPYGGHFSTTKTTAMILQTGFFWPNLFKDKYGVTHKVATPYHPQISGEVEVSNQELKYVLEKTVNRSRKD, from the exons ATGCAACCACCTAATTGGGAACTACCATTTGAGGTGATGTGCGATGCAAGTGACTATGCGGTTGGAGCAATGCTCGAAAAAAGGAAAGATAAAAGGCTTCATGCCATTTACTACGCCAACAAGACACTTGACGACACACAAATCAACTATGCTACCACgaaaaaggaattcctagcagtggtgtttgcaattgacaaattcaGATCCTATCTTCTTGGATCAAAAGTCACT GACAAAAAGGGACCCGAGAACGTAATAGCTGACCACCTCTCAAGATTGAAACAGGAAGACATAGGGGACATCAAGGATTTACCAATTGATGACTCATTTCCTGATGAGAGATTACTAGCACTCTCAcaagctccatg ggtattgcCACCAAACATGTCTTATcagcacaaaaaaaaaaatctgcatgATGTGCACTTCTACACATGGGAAGAATCTTTGCTGTATAAGAGAtgcaatgatgggctgataaggaGATGCATACCAAAAGAAGAAATCGAGAGCATTTTACAGCATTACCATTCATCaccatatggaggacattttagcACAACAAAAACAACAGCCATGATTTTGCAAACAGGATTTTTCTGGCCAAATCTatttaaggat aaatatggagtgactcacaaagtggcaaccCCTTACCATCCTCAAATCAGTGGTGAAGTAGAAGTTTCAAACCAAGAGCTGAAATATGTCCTTGAGAAAACAGTCAATCGCTCAAGGAAAGACTAG